One Phaseolus vulgaris cultivar G19833 chromosome 2, P. vulgaris v2.0, whole genome shotgun sequence DNA window includes the following coding sequences:
- the LOC137810986 gene encoding NAC domain-containing protein 37-like isoform X1, whose protein sequence is MNSVGRLGNDVSYWGDNHEPMRISAVLPSSFIFFTNSSLLTDFFSHSSLSFSHQSSCCFLLPNYPSFFILHLHLFINCTSFNQLSHQPLLVRFSPLPKHRAYVPEFAMMESMESCVPPGFRFHPTDEELVGYYLRKKVASQKIDLDVIREIDLYRIEPWDLQDRCRIGYEEQNEWYFFSHKDKKYPTGTRTNRATMAGFWKATGRDKAVYDKAKLIGMRKTLVFYKGRAPNGQKSDWIMHEYRLESDENGPPQEEGWVVCRAFKKKTTGQTKTTEGWDSSYFFEEASGLSTVVDPIDLISRQSHSFLAQNFMCKQEIEADNLSCMLQDPFVQLPQLESPSLPLVKRPSTVSLVSDNNEDEDIQNRLSNNNTKKVTDWRALDKFVASQLSQEDTLETNGLSSFEPHDNHDMALLLLQSSRDEGNKLSPFLNTSSDCDIGICVFEK, encoded by the exons aTGAACAGTGTAGGAAGGTTAGGCAATGACGTCAGCTACTGGGGGGACAACCATGAACCCATGCGCATTTCAGCGGTCCTCCCTTCCTCTTTTATATTCTTTACAAATTCCTCACTCCTAACGGATTTTTTCTCACATTCTTCTCTCTCCTTCTCTCATCAAtcatcatgttgttttcttctACCAAACTACCCTAgcttcttcattcttcatctCCACCTCTTCATTAACTGCACTTCCTTTAACCAACTATCTCATCAG CCTCTACTTGTCCGTTTCTCACCCTTGCCCAAACACAGGGCTTATG TACCAGAATTTGCTATGATGGAGTCGATGGAGTCATGTGTCCCACCGGGGTTTCGGTTCCACCCAACAGATGAAGAGCTTGTTGGTTACTATCTGAGGAAGAAGGTGGCTTCCCAAAAGATTGACCTTGACGTTATCAGAGAGATCGATCTATATCGTATTGAACCATGGGATCTCCAAG ATAGATGCAGGATCGGGTATGAAGAGCAGAATGAGTGGTATTTCTTCAGCCACAAAGATAAAAAGTATCCAACAGGGACAAGAACTAATAGAGCTACCATGGCGGGGTTTTGGAAAGCTACAGGAAGAGACAAAGCAGTGTATGACAAGGCAAAACTAATTGGGATGAGAAAAACCCTTGTTTTCTACAAAGGAAGAGCCCCTAATGGACAGAAATCTGATTGGATCATGCACGAGTATAGACTTGAATCGGATGAGAATGGACCTCCACAG GAGGAAGGATGGGTTGTGTGCAGAGCCTTCAAGAAAAAAACCACTGGACAAACAAAGACTACTGAAGGATGGGACTCAAGCTACTTCTTTGAGGAAGCAAGTGGGTTAAGCACTGTGGTTGATCCAATTGATCTCATTTCAAGGCAGTCTCACAGCTTTTTAGCTCAAAATTTCATGTGTAAGCAAGAGATAGAAGCAGATAACTTGAGTTGCATGCTCCAAGATCCATTTGTACAACTTCCTCAGCTAGAAAGCCCGTCTTTGCCATTAGTGAAGAGGCCAAGCACAGTGTCACTAGTATCAGACAATAACGAAGATGAAGACATTCAAAACAGGTTATCCAACAACAACACAAAGAAAGTCACTGATTGGAGAGCTCTTGACAAGTTCGTAGCCTCTCAACTGAGTCAAGAAGACACGCTTGAAACCAATGGACTCTCAAGCTTTGAACCCCATGATAACCACGACATGGCACTGCTGCTACTGCAGAGTAGTAGGGATGAAGGGAACAAGCTAAGCCCGTTTCTGAACACAAGCTCAGACTGTGATATTGGGATATGCGTATTTGAAAAATGA
- the LOC137810986 gene encoding NAC domain-containing protein 37-like isoform X2, whose protein sequence is MMESMESCVPPGFRFHPTDEELVGYYLRKKVASQKIDLDVIREIDLYRIEPWDLQDRCRIGYEEQNEWYFFSHKDKKYPTGTRTNRATMAGFWKATGRDKAVYDKAKLIGMRKTLVFYKGRAPNGQKSDWIMHEYRLESDENGPPQEEGWVVCRAFKKKTTGQTKTTEGWDSSYFFEEASGLSTVVDPIDLISRQSHSFLAQNFMCKQEIEADNLSCMLQDPFVQLPQLESPSLPLVKRPSTVSLVSDNNEDEDIQNRLSNNNTKKVTDWRALDKFVASQLSQEDTLETNGLSSFEPHDNHDMALLLLQSSRDEGNKLSPFLNTSSDCDIGICVFEK, encoded by the exons ATGATGGAGTCGATGGAGTCATGTGTCCCACCGGGGTTTCGGTTCCACCCAACAGATGAAGAGCTTGTTGGTTACTATCTGAGGAAGAAGGTGGCTTCCCAAAAGATTGACCTTGACGTTATCAGAGAGATCGATCTATATCGTATTGAACCATGGGATCTCCAAG ATAGATGCAGGATCGGGTATGAAGAGCAGAATGAGTGGTATTTCTTCAGCCACAAAGATAAAAAGTATCCAACAGGGACAAGAACTAATAGAGCTACCATGGCGGGGTTTTGGAAAGCTACAGGAAGAGACAAAGCAGTGTATGACAAGGCAAAACTAATTGGGATGAGAAAAACCCTTGTTTTCTACAAAGGAAGAGCCCCTAATGGACAGAAATCTGATTGGATCATGCACGAGTATAGACTTGAATCGGATGAGAATGGACCTCCACAG GAGGAAGGATGGGTTGTGTGCAGAGCCTTCAAGAAAAAAACCACTGGACAAACAAAGACTACTGAAGGATGGGACTCAAGCTACTTCTTTGAGGAAGCAAGTGGGTTAAGCACTGTGGTTGATCCAATTGATCTCATTTCAAGGCAGTCTCACAGCTTTTTAGCTCAAAATTTCATGTGTAAGCAAGAGATAGAAGCAGATAACTTGAGTTGCATGCTCCAAGATCCATTTGTACAACTTCCTCAGCTAGAAAGCCCGTCTTTGCCATTAGTGAAGAGGCCAAGCACAGTGTCACTAGTATCAGACAATAACGAAGATGAAGACATTCAAAACAGGTTATCCAACAACAACACAAAGAAAGTCACTGATTGGAGAGCTCTTGACAAGTTCGTAGCCTCTCAACTGAGTCAAGAAGACACGCTTGAAACCAATGGACTCTCAAGCTTTGAACCCCATGATAACCACGACATGGCACTGCTGCTACTGCAGAGTAGTAGGGATGAAGGGAACAAGCTAAGCCCGTTTCTGAACACAAGCTCAGACTGTGATATTGGGATATGCGTATTTGAAAAATGA